One window of the Paenibacillus beijingensis genome contains the following:
- a CDS encoding SDR family oxidoreductase — MTQSVWNPKDKLKGKVALVAGGARGAGRGIAEALGEAGATVYVTGRTTRSARSPMNRPETIEETAERVTAKGGNGIAVRVDHSSVDQVKDLIGRIRSEHGHLHLLVNDIWGGDPLTDWSKTFWEHSLSDGMAVINGVLTTHLNTAYCSAPLLIESGGGLLIEITDGTDYKYRGNVYYSLAKAAGIHLAAAMAEELKLHGVAALALTPGFLRSEAMLDHFGVTESNWRQAAAIEPHFIASETPLFVGRAAAALASDPAVMNKSGGAYSSWGLSDEYGFIDADGSRPHWGNYFATIK, encoded by the coding sequence ATGACGCAATCCGTTTGGAACCCGAAAGATAAGCTGAAAGGAAAAGTGGCGCTGGTGGCGGGAGGCGCAAGAGGCGCCGGACGCGGGATTGCCGAGGCGCTCGGAGAGGCGGGAGCGACCGTCTATGTGACCGGCCGGACGACGCGCTCTGCCCGTTCCCCCATGAACCGTCCGGAAACGATCGAAGAAACGGCCGAAAGAGTGACCGCCAAAGGCGGAAACGGCATCGCTGTGCGGGTCGATCATTCGTCCGTTGATCAAGTGAAAGATCTGATCGGGCGTATCCGCAGCGAGCACGGCCATCTTCATCTGCTCGTCAACGACATTTGGGGAGGCGATCCGCTTACGGATTGGAGCAAGACATTTTGGGAGCATTCGCTGAGCGATGGAATGGCCGTTATTAACGGTGTTCTGACGACACATCTCAACACCGCATACTGCTCGGCTCCGCTACTGATCGAAAGCGGCGGCGGACTATTGATCGAAATCACGGACGGAACGGATTACAAGTACCGCGGGAACGTGTACTACAGTTTGGCCAAGGCGGCCGGCATTCATTTGGCGGCCGCGATGGCGGAAGAGCTGAAGCTGCACGGGGTGGCGGCGCTGGCGCTGACGCCGGGATTTTTGCGCTCGGAAGCGATGCTCGATCATTTTGGCGTGACGGAGAGCAACTGGAGGCAGGCAGCCGCCATCGAGCCTCATTTTATCGCATCGGAAACGCCGCTTTTTGTCGGCCGCGCGGCCGCGGCACTGGCATCCGACCCCGCAGTGATGAACAAGTCGGGCGGGGCATACAGTTCATGGGGGCTGTCGGATGAATACGGCTTTATTGATGCAGACGGCAGCAGACCGCATTGGGGCAATTACTTTGCAACGATTAAATAA
- a CDS encoding phosphatase PAP2 family protein — translation MVLFHSMTTVLIYTVVTVALLIAYGTGRNPFRAAGLFIRNLFVSRRYLFHFVALIAILFCNKYELLIEKKMQYHADFTHAIQSMEGNFVMLFQQLFHTPWLTPVLAFFYIVVFQSLLIASIGVYTYMDKSKKLYYATCYAVMLNYLIAIPFYLFFPVKEVWAFNPSVHFYMLESFPDFENQYRGLSGLDNCFPSLHTSISVTMAIIAIRSGIRKWAWFVSASAAIIIFTIFYMGIHWLTDMMGGVLLAVFASAMGFKLSDMRLTSVRRVRIPYAAGEELK, via the coding sequence ATGGTTTTGTTTCACAGCATGACTACGGTGCTTATTTACACCGTTGTGACCGTTGCTCTGCTCATAGCGTACGGAACCGGACGCAATCCGTTTAGAGCGGCAGGTCTTTTTATCCGGAATTTGTTCGTTTCGCGCAGATATTTGTTCCATTTCGTGGCGCTGATCGCCATTTTATTTTGCAACAAATACGAACTGCTGATCGAGAAAAAAATGCAATACCACGCCGACTTTACGCACGCGATCCAGTCGATGGAAGGCAACTTCGTGATGCTGTTCCAGCAGTTGTTCCATACGCCCTGGCTGACGCCTGTACTCGCGTTTTTCTATATCGTTGTGTTTCAGTCGCTGCTCATCGCATCGATCGGCGTGTACACTTATATGGATAAATCCAAAAAACTGTATTACGCCACCTGCTACGCGGTCATGCTTAACTATCTCATTGCGATTCCGTTTTATTTGTTTTTTCCCGTAAAAGAGGTCTGGGCGTTCAATCCTTCCGTCCATTTTTATATGCTCGAATCGTTTCCCGATTTTGAAAACCAGTACCGCGGCCTGTCCGGCCTGGATAATTGTTTTCCAAGCCTGCACACGTCGATTTCGGTCACGATGGCCATCATCGCGATCCGGTCCGGAATCCGCAAATGGGCGTGGTTTGTCAGCGCCAGCGCCGCGATTATTATTTTCACCATCTTCTACATGGGCATTCACTGGCTGACCGATATGATGGGCGGCGTCCTGCTTGCCGTCTTCGCTTCGGCAATGGGCTTCAAGCTCAGTGACATGCGCCTCACTTCCGTCCGGCGGGTAAGAATCCCTTATGCAGCCGGCGAGGAATTAAAATAA
- the yajC gene encoding preprotein translocase subunit YajC, with the protein MINLAGEAAGGGSGALGMILPFVLMFAVFYFLLIRPQQKKQKQRNALLSSVKKGDKISTIGGMHGTITELTDDTVVLRVNDTTKITFERSAISNVITSAPAPTEKPAGPVKTEKLESNPEQ; encoded by the coding sequence ATGATCAATCTTGCAGGTGAGGCAGCAGGAGGCGGATCAGGCGCGCTCGGGATGATCCTGCCGTTTGTACTGATGTTTGCCGTCTTTTATTTTCTTCTGATTCGTCCGCAGCAAAAAAAGCAGAAGCAGCGTAACGCTCTGCTCAGCTCGGTCAAAAAAGGAGATAAAATTTCCACGATTGGCGGCATGCATGGCACGATTACGGAACTGACCGACGATACGGTCGTTCTGCGTGTCAACGATACGACCAAAATTACGTTCGAGCGGAGCGCGATCAGCAATGTCATTACAAGCGCCCCCGCCCCGACGGAGAAACCGGCTGGCCCCGTGAAAACGGAAAAGCTGGAAAGCAACCCGGAGCAATAA
- the tgt gene encoding tRNA guanosine(34) transglycosylase Tgt, with translation MAVKYELIKVCKQSGARLGRLHTPHGIIETPTFMPVGTQATVKTMSPEELKAMDAQIILSNTYHLFLRPGHDLIRRAGGLHRFMNWDRPILTDSGGFQVFSLSEMRKITEEGVQFRSHLNGDKLFLSPEKAMEVQNALGPDIMMAFDECPPYPADYEYVKNSLERTTRWAERCLKAHARPHDQALFAIVQGGMYEDLRRQSALDLTSMDFPGYAIGGLSVGEPKHLMFEMLESTVPLLPSGKPRYLMGVGSPDALIEGSIRGIDMFDCVLPTRIARNGTTMTSGGRLVVRNAQFAEDLGPLDPECSCYTCRNYSRAYIRHLIKADETFGLRLTTYHNLHFLLQLMRDVRQAIMEDRLLDFRDTFFAKYGLHDNDKGF, from the coding sequence GTGGCTGTTAAATATGAACTTATAAAAGTATGTAAGCAATCGGGCGCAAGACTTGGACGTCTGCACACGCCGCATGGAATAATCGAGACGCCGACATTTATGCCGGTCGGAACGCAGGCGACGGTCAAAACGATGAGTCCCGAAGAACTGAAGGCGATGGACGCGCAAATTATATTGAGCAACACGTATCATTTGTTTTTGCGTCCTGGGCATGATTTGATCCGCAGAGCCGGAGGCCTGCACCGTTTCATGAACTGGGACCGTCCGATTTTGACCGACAGCGGCGGATTCCAGGTGTTTTCATTGAGCGAAATGCGCAAGATCACCGAGGAAGGCGTCCAGTTCCGTTCGCATCTGAATGGCGACAAGCTGTTTCTTTCGCCCGAGAAAGCAATGGAAGTCCAAAATGCGCTCGGTCCCGACATTATGATGGCGTTCGACGAATGCCCGCCTTATCCGGCGGACTACGAATATGTGAAAAACTCGCTGGAGCGGACGACCAGATGGGCGGAACGCTGCTTGAAGGCGCATGCCAGGCCGCATGATCAGGCGCTGTTCGCGATCGTACAGGGAGGCATGTATGAAGATCTGCGCCGCCAGAGTGCGCTCGATTTGACTTCCATGGATTTCCCGGGGTATGCTATTGGTGGACTGAGCGTAGGCGAGCCCAAGCATTTGATGTTCGAAATGCTGGAGAGCACGGTACCGCTGCTGCCGTCCGGCAAACCGCGTTATTTGATGGGCGTGGGCTCGCCGGATGCGCTTATTGAAGGCTCGATCCGCGGCATCGATATGTTTGACTGCGTGCTGCCGACACGCATCGCGCGCAACGGAACGACGATGACGAGCGGAGGACGGCTGGTCGTACGCAACGCGCAGTTCGCGGAGGACCTCGGGCCGCTTGATCCGGAATGCTCCTGTTATACGTGCCGCAATTATTCGCGGGCTTATATCCGGCATCTCATTAAAGCGGACGAAACGTTCGGACTCCGGCTGACCACATACCATAACCTGCACTTTTTGCTGCAGCTGATGAGAGATGTAAGACAAGCGATCATGGAAGACCGGCTGCTCGATTTCCGGGATACGTTTTTCGCTAAATACGGTTTGCACGACAATGATAAAGGATTTTAA
- a CDS encoding TIGR04086 family membrane protein, translating into MNANKNVNHVRAGSPLLSGLLYASVWLAAGAVLLSLLLHYGGLKEDGLPAGALGIHGISTLAGGFVSGKRSGFKGWYYGGALGLIYGLLVLIISFLAADAALSSRTALLLLIAALAGSFGGMIGVNWKK; encoded by the coding sequence ATGAATGCCAATAAAAATGTGAATCATGTCCGTGCAGGATCGCCGCTGCTGTCCGGGCTGCTCTACGCGAGCGTCTGGCTCGCCGCGGGAGCGGTTCTATTGTCGCTGCTGCTGCATTACGGAGGGCTCAAGGAAGACGGGCTGCCTGCCGGCGCGCTCGGCATACACGGCATCTCCACATTGGCCGGCGGTTTTGTATCCGGAAAACGTTCCGGGTTTAAAGGGTGGTATTACGGGGGTGCGCTCGGGCTCATTTACGGACTGCTTGTGCTCATCATCAGCTTCCTCGCAGCGGATGCCGCACTGTCCAGCCGAACGGCGCTGCTGCTTCTGATTGCGGCGTTGGCAGGTTCATTCGGCGGAATGATTGGTGTAAACTGGAAAAAATAA
- a CDS encoding helix-turn-helix transcriptional regulator, whose protein sequence is MRGDRLLSIMLLLQAGRKLTAKQLAARLEVSERTILRDMDALGSAGVPVVSDRGAKGGWSLMEGYRTNLTGLTTSELEALHLFQAKDAAADLGLSKELKSVWIKLQAALPAASLPHAEFVRERLHVDGAGWHQVKEDTPFLALVQEAVWKERRLRFRYSAYREPDLPEVEEKNRGEVRTVNPYGLIVKGHLWYLAAEHDGQMRSYRISRMKEAEMTAETFSRPSSFSLGDWWEQSVRSFKERLPRFAATVLLTDAGLAKLRRLRYVELTELKRRHRENEAVSSLEHIRPGIGSRQLAPGQEPGYEARLLFDSEEAASDIILTLHGEAEVAAPAQLRERIALLAEQVAQRHR, encoded by the coding sequence ATGAGAGGGGACCGGCTGTTGTCCATTATGCTTTTGCTGCAAGCAGGAAGGAAACTGACGGCCAAACAGTTGGCGGCGCGGCTTGAAGTGTCCGAACGAACGATTTTGCGCGATATGGACGCTCTTGGCTCGGCGGGCGTACCCGTCGTTTCGGATCGCGGCGCCAAGGGAGGCTGGAGTTTGATGGAGGGATACCGGACCAATCTTACCGGACTCACGACGTCCGAGCTCGAAGCGCTGCACCTGTTTCAAGCCAAAGATGCGGCCGCAGATCTGGGCTTATCGAAGGAGCTGAAATCGGTGTGGATCAAGCTTCAGGCCGCCTTGCCGGCGGCAAGTCTGCCGCATGCGGAATTTGTCCGGGAAAGACTTCACGTCGATGGGGCCGGATGGCATCAAGTCAAAGAGGACACTCCTTTTCTTGCGCTCGTGCAGGAAGCGGTGTGGAAAGAACGGAGGCTGCGCTTCCGCTATAGCGCTTATCGAGAACCGGATTTACCGGAAGTGGAGGAAAAGAACCGTGGTGAGGTCCGGACCGTAAATCCTTACGGACTGATCGTTAAAGGCCATTTGTGGTACTTGGCCGCCGAGCATGACGGACAAATGCGCTCCTACCGGATTTCCCGTATGAAAGAAGCCGAAATGACAGCGGAGACGTTCAGCCGCCCGTCTTCTTTTTCTCTTGGCGATTGGTGGGAGCAATCGGTTCGGTCGTTCAAGGAGCGGCTTCCGCGTTTTGCCGCCACCGTGTTGTTAACGGATGCCGGACTGGCCAAGCTGCGCCGACTGCGGTACGTGGAACTTACGGAACTGAAGCGCCGGCATCGCGAAAATGAGGCGGTTTCATCGCTGGAGCATATCAGGCCCGGTATCGGCAGCAGACAACTCGCGCCCGGTCAGGAGCCTGGTTATGAGGCCCGGCTGCTGTTTGACTCGGAAGAAGCCGCCTCCGATATCATTTTAACGCTTCACGGTGAAGCGGAGGTTGCCGCCCCTGCACAATTGCGGGAGAGGATCGCGCTGCTGGCAGAGCAGGTTGCGCAGCGGCACCGATAG
- a CDS encoding DUF421 domain-containing protein, whose amino-acid sequence MELFSLLIRTVIIYFVVFLIMRLMGKREIGKMSVFDLIISFMIAESAVIVIEDTERAIWDGVVPMLGLMVIQVSIAFVSMHSRKLRLLFDGRPSIIIANGKLDRETMRKQRYNLDDLMQQLRENQIVSVHEVEFAILETSGKLSVIKKESAKSEENAHVTDSPAQPWLEEPKQPDMTELQQRSPVGTNLELPAGIRFETLPIPIIMEGKVMEDGLSKIGKNRFWLKKELGQKGVSNTKDVFFCSIDHKGRLFVDIERKPAH is encoded by the coding sequence GTGGAGTTGTTTTCGCTGCTAATCCGAACGGTAATCATTTACTTTGTTGTGTTCCTGATCATGCGCCTGATGGGAAAAAGGGAAATCGGAAAAATGTCGGTGTTTGATCTTATCATTTCGTTCATGATCGCCGAGAGCGCCGTTATTGTCATCGAAGACACGGAGCGGGCTATATGGGATGGTGTCGTACCGATGCTCGGATTGATGGTCATTCAGGTTTCGATCGCTTTTGTATCGATGCACAGCCGCAAATTGCGGCTGCTGTTCGACGGCAGGCCGAGCATCATTATCGCGAACGGCAAGCTGGACCGCGAAACAATGCGGAAGCAGCGCTACAATTTGGATGACCTGATGCAGCAGCTGCGGGAAAATCAAATTGTCAGCGTGCACGAAGTTGAATTCGCCATCCTCGAAACAAGCGGCAAGCTGTCCGTCATTAAGAAAGAGTCTGCGAAATCCGAAGAAAACGCCCATGTGACGGACTCGCCGGCGCAGCCATGGTTAGAGGAGCCGAAGCAGCCGGACATGACGGAGCTGCAGCAGCGATCGCCGGTTGGAACGAATCTTGAACTTCCCGCCGGGATCCGCTTCGAAACGCTGCCGATTCCAATTATTATGGAAGGGAAAGTGATGGAGGACGGATTAAGCAAGATCGGAAAAAACCGTTTTTGGCTCAAAAAAGAGCTCGGCCAAAAAGGGGTTTCCAATACGAAGGATGTGTTTTTCTGCTCCATCGACCATAAAGGGCGGCTGTTTGTCGATATCGAGCGGAAACCGGCTCATTGA
- the queA gene encoding tRNA preQ1(34) S-adenosylmethionine ribosyltransferase-isomerase QueA codes for MKAEDFDFELPESLIAQTPLAERTASRLLTLDKDSGEIGHHVFTDLADYVQPGDTLVLNDTRVLPARLIGTKSDTGAKVELLLLKQLEGDRWETLVKPAKRVKIGASIRFGKDESGAPLLEAAVEEEGDMGARVIRFRYEGIFQELLDKLGEMPLPPYIKERLEDRERYQTVYSKHEGSAAAPTAGLHFTKPFLQQLENKGVSIAYVTLHVGLGTFRPMSAENVEEHVMHSEYYEIDEHNAALIRQTKQRGGRIVAVGTTSARTLETAAAKFPEGLQACSGWTDIFIYPGYTFKLVDALLTNFHLPKSTLVMLVSALAGRERIMAAYKEAVERQYRFFSFGDAMFIY; via the coding sequence ATGAAAGCAGAAGATTTTGATTTTGAACTTCCCGAATCGCTGATCGCCCAGACGCCATTGGCGGAAAGAACCGCTTCCCGCCTGCTGACACTGGACAAGGACAGCGGGGAAATCGGTCATCACGTCTTCACGGACTTGGCCGATTACGTTCAGCCGGGGGATACACTCGTGCTGAACGATACCCGGGTGCTGCCTGCCCGCTTGATCGGAACCAAATCCGATACCGGCGCCAAAGTGGAGCTGCTGCTGCTGAAGCAGCTGGAGGGCGACCGGTGGGAAACGCTGGTGAAGCCGGCGAAGCGGGTTAAAATCGGCGCGAGTATCCGCTTCGGGAAAGACGAAAGCGGAGCTCCGCTGCTGGAAGCGGCGGTGGAAGAGGAAGGCGACATGGGCGCACGCGTCATTCGTTTTCGGTACGAAGGCATTTTTCAGGAGCTGCTGGACAAGCTGGGCGAAATGCCGCTGCCGCCGTACATTAAGGAACGGCTGGAGGACAGGGAGCGCTATCAGACGGTATATTCAAAACATGAAGGCTCGGCGGCCGCTCCGACGGCCGGGCTTCATTTTACGAAGCCGTTTCTGCAGCAGCTGGAGAATAAGGGCGTTTCGATCGCTTACGTTACGCTGCATGTGGGGCTCGGCACATTTCGTCCGATGTCTGCGGAAAACGTCGAGGAGCATGTTATGCATTCCGAGTATTATGAGATCGATGAGCATAACGCGGCTCTTATCCGGCAGACGAAGCAGCGGGGAGGGCGAATTGTCGCCGTCGGCACAACGTCGGCCCGGACGCTGGAAACGGCGGCGGCCAAATTTCCGGAAGGGCTTCAGGCCTGCAGCGGATGGACCGATATTTTTATATATCCGGGTTATACGTTCAAGCTTGTCGATGCGCTGCTGACCAATTTTCATCTGCCGAAGTCGACGCTTGTGATGCTTGTCAGCGCGCTCGCGGGACGGGAGCGCATCATGGCCGCATACAAGGAAGCGGTCGAACGGCAGTACCGGTTTTTCAGTTTTGGCGACGCGATGTTTATTTATTAG
- a CDS encoding putative polysaccharide biosynthesis protein, with the protein MTKQTFIKGAMILLAAGILNRILGFVPRIVLPRIIGAEGVGLYQLSFPFLGVLLTVITGGIPLAVAKWIAEAESKGDTRRVGHIFRAAMALTLILAFLTTAGLLAFAPWITSHLLTDSRVYQTFLFMTPMLFIVGLSSVYRGYFQGKQNMVPTAVSQVVETLIRIGGQLLIATALLPLGLEWAAAGAMLGVVAGEVGGLAVLLYQYRKAKRRDQSELESPGSSGAAANDNAVPGNNPPPNAPAARKRRVPIVRRLLGLSIPVTASRMVGSLSYLLETILTSRALLAAGIATGSATAQYGSLQGMIIPLILLPTALTYSLAVSLVPSLAEAAARGDRIAIHKRLHQSMRLALVTGAPCVVVMGLLAEPLCRVLYDHGDIAPMLQLLAPFGLFIYLQAPLQAALQALDKPGTALMNTFVGAVVKLYLITELTSRPELGIYGTVIAIGVNIVLVTLLHAFSVARFVGFRMKLPDFVKVGAAMIVMGAACRLLMNRGGLPAEWLSLAAACFAGTVIYLLLMIAMGIIDRYDVARIPLLGRWFK; encoded by the coding sequence GTGACGAAGCAAACGTTTATTAAAGGAGCTATGATTTTGCTGGCGGCGGGAATATTGAACCGGATTCTCGGCTTTGTGCCGCGGATCGTACTGCCGCGCATTATAGGGGCCGAAGGCGTCGGTCTGTACCAGCTCAGCTTTCCGTTTCTCGGCGTGCTGCTGACGGTCATTACGGGCGGAATCCCGCTTGCGGTCGCCAAGTGGATCGCGGAAGCGGAGTCCAAAGGCGACACCCGGCGCGTCGGACATATTTTTCGGGCGGCGATGGCTCTGACCTTGATTTTAGCCTTCCTCACAACGGCGGGGCTGCTCGCATTCGCTCCCTGGATTACGTCACATTTGCTGACCGATTCCCGTGTCTATCAAACGTTCCTGTTTATGACTCCGATGCTCTTTATTGTCGGCCTTTCGTCCGTTTACCGGGGTTACTTCCAAGGAAAGCAAAATATGGTACCTACAGCTGTGTCCCAAGTCGTCGAAACATTGATCCGCATCGGCGGCCAGCTATTGATCGCCACGGCGCTGCTGCCGCTCGGACTTGAATGGGCCGCAGCCGGCGCCATGCTGGGCGTCGTAGCCGGCGAGGTCGGAGGGCTTGCCGTTCTGCTCTATCAATACCGGAAGGCGAAACGCCGCGATCAGAGCGAGTTGGAAAGCCCCGGTTCAAGCGGCGCAGCCGCAAATGACAACGCTGTGCCTGGGAATAATCCGCCGCCCAATGCACCGGCAGCGAGAAAACGGCGCGTGCCGATCGTGCGGCGCCTGCTCGGATTATCGATACCGGTAACGGCGAGCCGCATGGTCGGATCGCTGTCGTATTTGCTGGAAACGATTCTTACGTCGCGCGCCCTGCTGGCCGCGGGAATCGCCACCGGCAGCGCCACCGCGCAGTACGGCTCCCTGCAGGGGATGATTATCCCGCTTATTTTGCTGCCGACGGCGCTGACGTATTCGCTCGCCGTTTCGCTCGTCCCGTCATTGGCCGAAGCGGCCGCGCGCGGCGACCGCATCGCCATTCACAAGCGTCTGCATCAATCGATGCGGCTTGCGCTTGTAACCGGAGCTCCGTGCGTCGTCGTGATGGGACTGCTCGCCGAGCCACTCTGCCGCGTGCTGTACGATCATGGCGACATCGCGCCCATGCTGCAGCTGCTCGCCCCATTCGGCTTGTTTATTTATTTGCAGGCCCCTTTGCAGGCGGCCCTGCAGGCGCTCGATAAACCGGGAACCGCCCTCATGAACACGTTCGTCGGCGCGGTCGTCAAGCTTTATTTAATTACCGAGCTGACTTCCAGGCCCGAGCTCGGCATTTACGGCACGGTGATTGCCATCGGAGTCAATATCGTGCTCGTTACGCTTCTGCATGCTTTCAGCGTCGCCCGTTTTGTCGGCTTCCGCATGAAGCTGCCGGATTTCGTGAAGGTCGGCGCGGCGATGATCGTCATGGGAGCCGCTTGCCGGCTGCTGATGAACCGCGGCGGTCTGCCGGCCGAATGGTTGAGCCTTGCTGCCGCCTGCTTTGCCGGAACCGTCATTTATTTGCTGCTCATGATCGCAATGGGCATTATCGACCGCTACGACGTGGCACGCATTCCGCTTTTGGGGCGATGGTTTAAATAG
- a CDS encoding SpoIID/LytB domain-containing protein: MIKRGNFKWFAALIAAGLLALSAAAVNPSYGALPKLDNIRVALFLSFPGKYNLVTPAATLSSAGGLKIGFRNPDSTSQLVTVASGTNVRFALDDYKVKLIETPSFTNALAVFNAVKSASGSGYITSLGKNGTTVYQVTEGNYASAAEAAAASAKWSSNSSLKSLGAAIELAGPLHLESGTFSSQQEAEQAAQSFGDAGVDAFVALRQPPGENAARYSVMVGAASDQAGLDGVKLKAASAVGSDSLQAASADPYMLIRRDLTGTQKADSSIMQYMLPPTAAKVWVSPAGSEGLKLSERYNRTYRGNFEFSGMNGKLAVINELPFEQYLYSVVGAEMPGSWPAEALKAQAVAARTYALYQGTGFQIAQVVDTTLSQVYGGIGSEKTSTVKAVQATEGEVAVYNGALIESLFSSSSGGKTADATEIWNQGIAYLKSVDSPDDLSEKGLYRWYRIALPSGMTGYVREDVVEPTGRTNAAGAPIVRVKQDGTNIRTNPLIQDNVAPVGKASAGTEAAVLEETVQSNEMNWYRGPFSSDDLLASMKGKTSAPVSGPIQSLQITGRGPSGRVTEMRINGSVLPIKYPDSLRSALGGLPSTLFNVESTADMTMMGAGGEASVKTSRTSGAYVLGASGRAAAGEGNMFIMNGSGTIRPVTQEAAYRFTGNGSGHGLGLSQYGAKALADRGYDYQKILKYYYTDVTIVKD; the protein is encoded by the coding sequence ATGATAAAGCGCGGGAACTTCAAATGGTTTGCCGCTCTCATTGCCGCCGGTTTGCTGGCGTTGTCCGCTGCGGCGGTTAATCCGTCCTACGGCGCGCTGCCGAAGCTCGACAACATCCGGGTAGCCCTATTCCTATCATTTCCTGGGAAATATAACCTTGTGACGCCGGCCGCCACCTTGAGTTCTGCGGGGGGACTGAAGATCGGATTTCGCAATCCGGACAGCACCAGCCAGCTCGTAACGGTCGCATCGGGAACGAATGTCCGTTTCGCTTTGGACGATTATAAGGTAAAGCTGATCGAAACGCCAAGCTTTACTAATGCGTTGGCCGTCTTTAATGCGGTCAAGAGCGCTTCCGGCAGCGGCTACATCACGTCGCTTGGCAAAAACGGCACAACCGTATACCAGGTGACGGAAGGCAATTACGCGAGTGCGGCCGAAGCCGCGGCCGCTTCCGCCAAATGGAGCTCGAACAGCTCGCTCAAAAGTTTGGGCGCCGCAATCGAATTGGCCGGTCCGCTCCATTTGGAGAGCGGCACTTTCTCCTCCCAGCAGGAAGCGGAGCAGGCGGCTCAATCGTTCGGCGATGCGGGTGTCGACGCGTTTGTCGCTTTAAGGCAGCCGCCGGGCGAAAATGCGGCTCGTTATTCCGTTATGGTAGGGGCTGCGTCAGATCAAGCCGGATTGGACGGCGTGAAGCTGAAAGCCGCTTCGGCGGTCGGAAGCGATTCGCTTCAGGCGGCAAGCGCGGACCCTTATATGCTGATTCGCAGAGATTTGACCGGGACCCAGAAAGCGGACAGCAGCATCATGCAGTACATGCTTCCTCCAACCGCTGCAAAAGTATGGGTTTCTCCGGCGGGAAGCGAAGGTTTGAAACTTTCCGAAAGGTACAACCGTACATATAGAGGAAATTTTGAGTTCAGCGGCATGAACGGCAAGCTGGCCGTCATCAACGAACTGCCTTTCGAACAATATTTGTATTCGGTCGTAGGGGCGGAAATGCCGGGATCGTGGCCTGCCGAAGCGCTGAAGGCGCAGGCGGTAGCCGCCAGAACCTACGCGTTGTATCAGGGGACCGGTTTTCAAATCGCGCAGGTTGTCGATACGACACTGAGTCAGGTTTACGGCGGCATCGGGAGCGAAAAAACGTCGACCGTCAAGGCTGTCCAGGCTACAGAGGGTGAAGTCGCCGTTTATAACGGGGCGTTAATCGAGTCGCTTTTCTCTTCCAGCTCGGGAGGCAAAACCGCCGATGCGACCGAAATATGGAATCAAGGCATCGCTTATTTGAAAAGCGTCGACAGTCCGGACGATTTGTCGGAAAAAGGACTGTACCGCTGGTACCGCATTGCGCTCCCTTCCGGCATGACCGGTTATGTGCGCGAGGATGTGGTGGAGCCTACGGGCCGGACGAATGCCGCAGGTGCGCCGATCGTGCGCGTCAAGCAGGACGGAACCAACATCCGTACGAATCCGCTCATCCAGGATAATGTGGCTCCTGTCGGCAAAGCTTCGGCAGGCACCGAAGCGGCGGTGCTGGAGGAGACGGTCCAGTCCAACGAAATGAACTGGTACCGGGGGCCGTTTTCATCCGACGACCTGCTCGCATCGATGAAAGGAAAAACGTCGGCGCCGGTATCCGGTCCGATCCAGTCGCTGCAAATTACCGGCCGCGGTCCTTCCGGCCGCGTGACCGAAATGCGGATCAATGGAAGCGTGCTTCCAATAAAATATCCGGATTCGCTCCGCTCCGCGCTCGGCGGGCTTCCGAGTACGCTGTTCAATGTGGAGTCGACCGCAGACATGACGATGATGGGAGCCGGTGGCGAAGCAAGCGTGAAAACTTCCCGTACAAGCGGCGCATACGTTCTCGGTGCCTCGGGCAGAGCTGCGGCCGGAGAAGGCAATATGTTCATTATGAACGGAAGCGGGACAATCCGCCCGGTCACGCAAGAAGCCGCCTACCGTTTCACCGGAAACGGCAGCGGACACGGATTGGGCTTGTCCCAATACGGCGCCAAGGCTCTGGCGGATAGAGGGTATGATTACCAGAAGATTCTGAAATACTACTATACAGATGTTACCATCGTGAAGGACTGA
- a CDS encoding post-transcriptional regulator: MRNDELNGEIFTLCESKAEEFRLIGYEQVTAQDIWDCVSDKYAKHGEPPLHQLVNDILSLKTPKFMNFLTMSAYKGTRF; this comes from the coding sequence ATGAGGAATGACGAGCTGAACGGCGAAATATTTACGCTTTGCGAAAGCAAGGCGGAGGAATTTCGGCTCATCGGATACGAACAAGTGACGGCGCAGGATATATGGGATTGCGTCAGCGACAAATATGCCAAACACGGCGAACCGCCTTTGCATCAACTCGTAAATGACATCCTGTCGCTTAAAACGCCGAAGTTTATGAATTTTTTAACGATGAGCGCATACAAGGGAACCCGTTTTTAA